One Glandiceps talaboti chromosome 2, keGlaTala1.1, whole genome shotgun sequence genomic region harbors:
- the LOC144446148 gene encoding BTB/POZ domain-containing protein KCTD7-like has protein sequence MSSDMTNNTDVITFPSVVRLNVGGLHFTTRLSSLQKYEDSMLAAMFSGRHNTDKDQDGRYFIDRDGKYFIHILNYLRDEVLPPPEVAQQVYDDAHYYGLQHFMECLRTSPGMFGEIVRQTFLTQFEKYDENLEKIIRSAKERGLNSATYSRQSDIVFGVKFSKNSPEYAADHKYNENHECYTTDGRGKNYRKAEVVFGPWDAPVSRMDILVQCIITDLTKRGFQVESSNEQSSLCRYYVGRGREVVSCETRLTHLIFGWW, from the exons ATGAGCAGCGACATGACAAATAACACG GATGTGATTACTTTTCCGTCAGTGGTCAGACTTAATGTCGGAGGTCTTCACTTCACCACTCGTTTATCATCTCTACAGAAATATGAGGATTCTATGCTGGCTGCCATGTTTAGTGGAAGACATAACACAGACAAGGACCAGGACGGAAG ATATTTTATCGACAGAGACGGAAAGTATTTCATCCACATACTGAACTACCTTCGTGACGAGGTTCTTCCACCTCCAGAGGTCGCTCAACAAGTCTACGATGACGCTCACTACTATGGTCTTCAACATTTTATGGAATGTCTCAGAACCAGTCCCGGAATGTTCGGAGAAATAGTCCGCCAGACCTTTCTGACACAGTTCGAAAAATATGACGAAAATTTGGAGAAAATAATAAGATCTGCGAAGGAGCGAGGTCTAAACTCAGCCACATACTCACGTCAATCAGACATCGTATTTGGTGTCAAGTTTTCAAAGAATTCACCTGAGTATGCAGCTGACCATAAATACAATGAGAACCACGAGTGTTATACGACTGATGGACGGGGTAAAAACTATCGGAAAGCCGAGGTGGTTTTTGGACCATGGGACGCCCCGGTGTCCAGAATGGATATCCTTGTTCAATGTATTATCACAGACTTGACGAAACGTGGGTTCCAGGTAGAATCATCAAATGAACAGTCTTCTTTGTGTCGATATTACGTTGGTCGGGGACGAGAAGTGGTTTCCTGCGAGACGCGCCTTACCCACCTAATTTTTGGTTGGTGGTAA
- the LOC144453571 gene encoding BTB/POZ domain-containing protein KCTD7-like: MATPVKLDIGGKYFTTTESTLMKYEDTILAKATKYWAQIDGRYFMDRDGVHFGHILEYLRDETLPPANVAVKVYREAKFYGLAAMVEQLEMMGPVHEILAMAKMREEIPDYGGTFNKVISMARKKFMDKAPARPTTDIWVGVRYDDDDSPFKASEHECEFEAKFSTQDIGKDNTVSLVFTGQKDAFMYTIRNTLPTMLQHDLQNADFKFVLSHLIAHQHSVAQHCVVCTKEYRDKQKPNAKCMSFTSNQSDKGFGILMYCITFTWFEQSR, encoded by the exons ATG GCTACACCTGTGAAATTGGACATTGGTGGTAAATATTTCACTACCACTGAATCGACTCTTATGAAGTATGAAGACACAATTTTAGCCAAAGCTACCAAATATTGGGCCCAAATCGATGGTCGATATTTTATGGACAGGGATGGTGTACATTTTGGTCATATTTTGGAGTACCTCCGAGATGAAACCCTTCCACCAGCGAACGTAGCCGTCAAAGTATACAGAGAGGCGAAGTTCTATGGTTTGGCTGCGATGGTCGAACAGCTAGAAATGATGGGGCCTGTGCACGAGATATTAGCCATGGCTAAAATGAGGGAAGAAATTCCTGATTACGGAGGAACATTTAATAAAGTCATTAGTATGGCGAGAAAGAAGTTTATGGATAAAGCACCAGCTAGACCAACAACCGATATTTGGGTTGGAGTACGCTACGACGATGACGACTCCCCCTTCAAGGCAAGTGAGCACGAGTGTGAATTCGAAGCCAAGTTTTCAACTCAGGATATCGGCAAAGACAACACGGTCTCGCTGGTTTTCACCGGTCAAAAAGATGCATTCATGTATACTATTCGTAATACACTTCCAACAATGCTGCAACATGATCTACAGAATGCGGATTTCAAGTTCGTACTGTCTCATTTAATTGCTCATCAGCACAGTGTAGCCCAGCACTGTGTAGTGTGTACCAAGGAATACCGCGACAAGCAGAAACCAAACGCGAAATGCATGAGTTTTACGTCCAATCAAAGCGACAAAGGTTTTGGTATTCTAATGTATTGCATTACCTTCACTTGGTTCGAACAAAGTCGTTGA
- the LOC144446163 gene encoding 25-hydroxyvitamin D-1 alpha hydroxylase, mitochondrial-like: MALRCGYVVSRQPVINLARNNIYGYRTTASTTQENTNHINGDAKPFEQIPSTSNKFVTYLDIIRNGGVSKMDKFFMMRRQQFGPIWREDLGGLAGVFVADPNAAAAVFRSEGKYPRRPPVDPWLLYRKLGGYSLGVFLSDGEDWHRHRSVLIKPLLRPKQVASHTDTLSTVADDLVAKIRRLRDDADGKLTTNIDDEVFRWSMEAVASTLFEKRLGLLKDTVDPTSEKFIQAAKDFFRHSESVIFFPSLKLQVKLNLPAWRKMRENARIIFEITEMHMNTRIAEGEQTLVSTESDGEKTFQHIIPYLMSSGKLSSGEILANAAELFGAAVDTTSNTMLWTLDLLAWNPDVQERLHQEITNVVPKGEKISQEHLKEFHYLKAVVRESMRLFPVVYGFSRILNKDAVVGGYKVPEGTTVIILTNLMSRDSDNFENPDDFKPERWLRSEKHKHKVNQFASQPFGTGTRQCIGRRISELEMYLCLAKITQNFRLEPNNDKPLEPCTRLILVPDKPLYLKFHERK; this comes from the exons ATGGCACTTCGTTGTGGATATGTCGTCAGTCGTCAACCGGTCATCAATTTAGCACGCAACAATATTTACGGGTATCGTACAACGGCATCAACAACTCAAGAGAATACCAATCACATAAACGGTGATGCCAAACCCTTTGAGCAAATACCAAGTACGAGCAACAAGTTTGTCACATATCTCGATATAATTCGAAATGGGGGAGTTTCTAAAATGGACAAGTTTTTCATGATGCGTCGACAACAGTTCGGTCCGATTTGGAGAGAGGACCTAGGGGGACTGGCTGGTGTTTTTGTAGCTGATCCCAACGCCGCCGCAGCCGTGTTTCGCTCTGAGGGTAAATATCCACGTCGACCTCCAGTGGACCCATGGTTGTTGTACAGGAAACTTGGGGGATATTCCCTTGGTGTTTTCCTTTC GGATGGTGAAGACTGGCATCGTCATCGCAGTGTGCTAATCAAACCTTTACTCCGACCAAAACAGGTTGCTTCTCATACGGATACTCTCAGCACTGTAGCTGATGATTTGGTTGCTAAGATACGACGACTACGTGATGATGCAGATGGCAAACTAACGACTAATATTGATGACGAAGTATTCAGATGGTCCATGGAAG cTGTGGCATCTACATTATTTGAGAAACGACTGGGACTGCTGAAAGACACTGTTGATCCAACGTCGGAGAAGTTCATACAGGCAGCGAAGGATTTTTTCCGTCACTCTGAATCAGTGATATTCTTTCCATCTCTGAAGCTACAGGTAAAGTTGAATCTACCTGCCTGGAGAAAAATGCGTGAAAACGCCCGAATTATCTTCGAAATAA CCGAAATGCATATGAATACAAGGATAGCTGAGGGAGAACAAACTCTAGTTTCAACTGAAAGTGACGGTGAGAAAACCTTTCAGCATATCATTCCATATCTAATGTCATCAGGAAAACTATCCAGTGGGGAAATTCTGGCCAATGCTGCTGAACTTTTTGGTGCAGCAGTTGACACG ACATCGAATACTATGTTGTGGACACTAGATCTACTAGCATGGAACCCGGATGTACAAGAAAGACTACATCAAGAAATTACAAATGTGGTACCGAAAGGAGAGAAAATCAGTCAAGAACACTTGAAGGAGTTTCACTATCTTAAGGCTGTGGTCAGAGAAAGTATGAG ATTGTTTCCAGTTGTCTATGGTTTTTCTCGTATTCTGAATAAGGATGCCGTTGTGGGTGGTTACAAAGTCCCAGAGGGG ACCACAGTTATCATACTTACAAATTTGATGTCACGTGACTCGGACAACTTTGAAAACCCGGATGACTTTAAACCAGAGAGATGGTTAAGATCAGAGAAACACAAACATAAGGTCAACCAGTTTGCCTCGCAACCATTTGGAACCGGTACCAGACAGTGCATTGGAAGGCGAATATCTGAGCTTGAGATGTACTTGTGCTTAGCTAAG
- the LOC144446155 gene encoding 25-hydroxyvitamin D-1 alpha hydroxylase, mitochondrial-like: MYISLRRYPSSFAVIRHVTVLYRSAASTVPKTDNQSNVVAKPFHEMPRPRNKLVTYLDIFRNGGLSKMHQFFTMRRKQFGPVWREDIGVLRGVFVADPNAAAAVFRAEGKHPRRPPVEPWLLFRKMGGYSLGVFLSNGEEWHRHRSVLIKPLLRPKQVAAHTDTLNTVADDLVAKIRRQSGVTGEGNGEVIMEDDLYRWSMEAVASTLFEKRLGLLDDIIDPTSEKFIEATKDMFRYSESVVYLPLKMQVKFNMSSWRKMCDGIRTVFEITEMHMNARIAENKDSTEGDDDGDGEKTFQHIIPYLMSSGKLSRGEILANAAELFGASIDTTSNTMKWTLDLLAWNPDVQERLHQEITNVVPKGETISQEHLKQFHYLKAVIRESMRLFPVGFVNFRVLDTDIVMSGYTIPAETNIYILTNVMSRDSNNFEKPDAFKPERWLRSEKHKHQVNQFASQPFGAGSRQCIGRRLVELEMYLCLSKIIQNFRLESNNDKPLEPHMKFLLVPDKPLNVKLLERE, from the exons atgtacatctcaTTACGTCGTTACCCATCATCATTCGCAGTAATTCGTCATGTTACCGTTTTATATCGATCGGCGGCGTCAACAGTTCCGAAAACAGACAATCAGAGCAATGTCGTTGCTAAACCTTTTCACGAGATGCCACGTCCAAGGAACAAGCTTGTCACATATCTCGACATTTTTCGCAATGGAGGACTTTCTAAGATGCACCAGTTCTTCACGATGCGCCGTAAACAGTTCGGTCCAGTATGGAGAGAAGACATCGGTGTTCTGCGTGGAGTTTTTGTAGCTGACCCCAACGCTGCTGCAGCCGTGTTTCGCGCCGAAGGCAAACACCCACGGCGACCTCCTGTGGAACCATGGTTATTGTTCCGAAAAATGGGAGGTTATTCATTGGGAGTATTTCTTTC AAACGGCGAAGAATGGCATCGTCATCGCAGTGTGCTCATCAAACCTTTACTCCGACCAAAACAGGTTGCTGCTCACACGGATACTCTCAACACTGTAGCTGATGATTTGGTTGCTAAGATACGACGACAAAGCGGTGTTACTGGAGAGGGTAATGGCGAGGTCATCATGGAAGACGACTTGTACCGATGGTCCATGGAAG CTGTTGCATCTACATTGTTTGAGAAACGACTAGGATTGCTGGATGATATTATTGATCCCACGTCTGAGAAGTTCATAGAGGCAACGAAGGACATGTTCCGTTACTCAGAATCAGTGGTTTATTTGCCATTGAAGATGCAGGTGAAGTTCAATATGTCATCCTGGAGAAAAATGTGTGATGGCATCCgtacagtttttgaaataa CGGAAATGCATATGAATGCGAGGATCGCTGAGAATAAAGATTCAACTGAAGGTGACGATGACGGTGACGGTGAGAAAACCTTTCAACATATTATTCCATACCTAATGTCGTCTGGAAAACTATCCAGAGGTGAAATTCTGGCAAATGCAGCTGAACTGTTTGGTGCATCAATCGATACG ACATCGAATACTATGAAGTGGACGTTAGATTTACTAGCATGGAACCCGGATGTACAAGAAAGACTACATCAAGAAATCACAAATGTGGTACCGAAAGGAGAGACAATCAGTCAAGAGCATTTGAAACAATTTCATTACCTCAAGGCAGTGATCAGAGAAAGTATGAG GTTGTTTCCAGTAGGATTTGTAAACTTTCGAGTTCTAGACACTGACATTGTAATGAGTGGATACACAATACCAGCAGAG acaaatatttacatacttacGAATGTGATGTCACGTGATTCTAACAACTTTGAAAAACCGGATGCATTTAAACCTGAAAGATGGTTAAGATCCGAGAAACACAAACATCAGGTGAACCAATTTGCCTCCCAACCATTTGGAGCCGGTTCAAGACAGTGCATTGGTAGAAGATTGGTTGAACTCGAGATGTACCTATGTTTGAGCAAg ATCATCCAGAATTTCCGCCTTGagtcaaataatgataaaccACTGGAACCTCATATGAAATTTCTACTTGTTCCTGATAAACCCCTGAACGTGAAATTACTTGAACGAGAATGA
- the LOC144446138 gene encoding BTB/POZ domain-containing protein KCTD7-like — protein MFSDGFGRRLETDKNNCYFIDRDGTFFGHILNFVRNEKMPPPEATLKVYDEAKFYGLEILVKVLEPLAPVQERNLLEKARMEIPNYRQRLGDIMTTASKCGLGETPVKSHSEVYIGVRYDCDMTPGLKPHDCQWLERGLDRKKSKVRVNVIPYTFTGPKDNILIYVNIAQKNLPVLLQRDLEFDKFKVTINDITQEREILHCVRCFEQYQKMLKPESDSSPGHHTSLDLRHFGIGFLMHRISFTWF, from the coding sequence ATGTTTAGTGATGGATTTGGACGTCGATTAGAAACAGACAAAAACAATTGTTATTTCATCGACAGAGATGGTACTTTCTTTGGTCATATTTTGAATTTCGTAAGAAATGAAAAGATGCCTCCACCAGAAGCAACCTTAAAGGTGTACGACGAGGCTAAGTTTTATGGACTTGAAATATTGGTCAAAGTTTTAGAGCCTTTGGCTCCAGTACAGGAACGAAATCTTTTGGAGAAAGCAAGAATGGAAATACCTAACTACAGGCAAAGGTTGGGCGACATAATGACAACTGCGAGCAAATGCGGTCTCGGCGAAACACCAGTAAAGTCACACTCTGAAGTTTACATTGGTGTAAGGTACGATTGTGATATGACACCAGGACTCAAACCTCACGACTGTCAGTGGCTAGAAAGAGGTTTAGACAGGAAGAAGAGTAAAGTTAGAGTTAACGTAATCCCATACACTTTTACTGGGCCCAAAGACAATATACTTATCTACGTAAACATTGCACAGAAGAATCTTCCAGTGTTATTACAACGTGATCTTGAATTTGACAAGTTCAAAGTGACAATAAATGATATAACTCAGGAGAGAGAGATTTTACACTGTGTTAGGTGTTTTGAGCAATATCAGAAAATGCTGAAACCTGAGTCGGATTCATCACCTGGACATCATACTTCGTTAGACTTACGACATTTTGGTATTGGGTTCTTGATGCATCGTATTAGCTTTACTTGGTTTTAA